The segment GTTTTGGCCAAGGACCTGGTAGTTTTACTGGCGTGCGTATAAGTGTTGCAATTGCACAAGGGTTAGCTTATTCAACTAACTTGCCATTAGTTGGGGTGTCTACACTTGCGATTATGGCGCAGCAAGCTTTTGAACAAAATGGCAGCGCTAATGTATACCCAGCTATTGATGCTCGAATGGGTGAAATTTACTTTGCTCAGTACCAAGTAAACAACAATTTAATGCAGCTTGTTAATCAAGAATGTGTGATCAAGCCTGAACTTTTAAACGCCGATTATATTTCAGATAACGAGCAAAACTATGTAGCTGTAGGCACTGGTTTCAAAACTTACCCAGATGCGCTTAATAATTTTGATAGCGTTTCTATTAATAGTGATATTACTCTACCAGATGCACGTTTTATGCTCGCCCTTGTTGATGCAGAGTTTTTAGCTGGTAATGGTGTTAAAGCAAGCGACGCTCAACCAAAATATGTACGCGATACGGTTACATGGAAAAAACTACCTGGTCGCGAATAGGCTTAAGTTTGCAAATTGTTTAATTTTAAATCATAATTTTAACTATGTTTAAGTTTGGAGTTTGTTTATGACATTACCCATTGGTTCCGGTTTTTTTGCTGGAGATATTCCTGGTAGAGTAAGCTCAAAAAGTGTTGTCACTAATAAACCTCAAAGTGTTGTTGAACAAAATACAACGCAAAAAACAAACACAGATTATGTAAAAAGCAGTAAAGAAGGTGTCGAGCGCGCAAATGAGTTTTTTAAAGCCAGCGCGAGTACTACACAGTTCAGCCAAACAATTTACGACCAACCAACTGCACAAGTAAGCAAAGCAATTTCTACTTATACAGAGTTTGCTAATTTAGAACGCAGAGCAGAAGTACAAGATTTAATAGGCGTAGATATATACGCTTAAAGCCTTTTAAAAACAAAAAGCCCGAACAGTAGTTCGGGCTTTTGCGTTTAGTGTTAAATACTACTTTTCAATAAAGCCAATCAATTTATCTGCAATATCGGTATTGTTTTGTGAACCGATAAATTGCTCACTCCCTTTACCGTAAGCAAATACTTGAACGTCTACTGCGGTATGCCCGCCTGTAGTCCAACCGGTAAAGCTTGTGTCACTAATGATACTTTTGACAGCTAAATTAAGCGCTTTGTCGCCCATTTTTTTAGCTTGTTCAAGCTTGATTTTATTTTCAGTCGTAAATTCAATATTAGTGTTAGCATCCCATACTGACTTGAGGTCGTCAGTATCAAGTAATTGCTGAGTCAATTTACCTGCTGTTGCTTTAATACCTTTAATTACATCTGTTTCCCACTTAAATTGACCATGTGCGCCAAGCGTTAAACCACCAGTAGAGTGATCAGCTGTAATTACTAATATAGTATCTTTGTTTTTATCAACATAGGCTTTTGCTTTTTCGATTGATTTAGCAAAGTCATCCATTTCCGCCATTGCACACGCAATATCGTTAGCGTGACCACACCAATCAATTTGGCTGCCTTCGATCATTACAAAAAAGCCTTCTTTGTTTTGGCCATCAAGTAAATCAAGTGCTTTAGAAGTAAGTTGAGTTAAACGAGTTGGGTTTTCATCAAGCGCGAATGGCAAGCCCTTTGATGCATATAAACCGATAGCAGGCAGTTGCGTAATTTGATTTAGGTTTTTAATATCGTCGCCATATTGATAACCAGCAGCTTTAAACTCGTCTACTAAATTACGGTCTTCGCGAATAAAATACTTTGTACCGCCGCCTAACATTAAGTCGACGGGTAATTTACCTGCAATTTTATTATCGATGTAATCATTTGCTATTTCGTCGTAGTTATAACGAGACTCATTATGAGCTGTAAAGCTTGCTGGAGTAGCATGGTTTATTTGTGATGTAGCAACAAGCGCCGTTGTCATACCACGTTCACGCGCGATTTCTAGCATGGTTTTCACAGGTTTTTTTTTCTGTGTCTACACCAACAGCACCATTGTAACTTTTATGACCACTGCTAAGTGCTGTTGCGCCTGCTGCACTGTCAGTTACATAAGTATGATCGTCAGGGTATGTGGTAGCCATGCCTGTTAAAATTGAATCAAATACTGTTTTTTCAACGTCTTTGGTGGTTGGGTCGTCTTGAAAATAGCGATAAGCAGTCGTGTATGCTGGACCCATACCGTCACCAATCATATAAATAACATTTTTAGGCGCTGATTCTGCATAAACGCCAGAAGTAGTGCATAAAAGTGCCAATAAGCTTAATTGTTTTTTCATTGTTGTACCTTATGAGTGTACCTTATTTAATAGCCGTTGATATTGTATACAGATAGCATGATAAATAAATGAATATCTAAGGTTT is part of the Pseudoalteromonas carrageenovora IAM 12662 genome and harbors:
- the tsaB gene encoding tRNA (adenosine(37)-N6)-threonylcarbamoyltransferase complex dimerization subunit type 1 TsaB, whose product is MIKSNILALDASTEALSIVLHVKGQTFHHFEECPQQHSQKILPLIDELLSKANCKLKDLDVIGFGQGPGSFTGVRISVAIAQGLAYSTNLPLVGVSTLAIMAQQAFEQNGSANVYPAIDARMGEIYFAQYQVNNNLMQLVNQECVIKPELLNADYISDNEQNYVAVGTGFKTYPDALNNFDSVSINSDITLPDARFMLALVDAEFLAGNGVKASDAQPKYVRDTVTWKKLPGRE